The Desulfobulbus propionicus DSM 2032 DNA segment GCCTGTTGCGACATGGTGCATCCTTGTGCGGAAGATTGAGCAGAAAAGTACGCTGACAGTGCGACGTCCGTCTTTTTTTTATTTTTAATCCACCAAGACGGAGGCGTCAATCCCGTGCAACGTGTTCAAGTCATTGGCCAAAGGCACGGTCAGCTCGGACGTTCAGCCGGCCATCAAATGGTGAGGTGAAAGGTTGGCGAAGAAAACTGCCGGACAGGAGGGAGCATCCATGGAGGGGAAAAAACGGGCGTTGGTTGATTGATCCTCCAGGCCCCCATGGCTTTGGCTCAGGGGGTCTGGAGATCATCCAGGGTGATGCGGCGTCCGGAAAGGCGAGCCGCCCCTGCGATCGGCGCGATCGTAAGCGGTCACCACCCCTTGCAGCCGATAATGTTTTTGATGACCTCTTCAGTGCGTTTTTCCACCAGCAGCATCTTCTGCGCCTTGGCCTCCTTGATCTTGGCATTCAACGCCTGGATGTCGATCGGTTTTTCCAGAAAATCCATCGCCCCGAGCTTCATTGCCTCGATTCCCTTTTCCACGGTCGCGTGGCCGGTGAGCAGGATAATCTGCAGATCGGGATTCTTGGCCCTGAGCCGGGTCAGCGCCTCCAGCCCGTCCATCTCCGGCATCATCAGATCAAGGATGACGGCGTCGTAACTCTCTTCGCCCGCCTTGTCCAAGGCCTCCAGCGGCGAGGTGGTGGTGCTCACGTTCATGCCCCGATCGCGCATCCGCTCCGCCAGCACATCCATGAAATCCTGTTCATCGTCAATCAGCAACACTCGCTCGTTCATCACAACCTCCTTCCAGCAGAATGATCAATGGGACGTGACGTCCAGCGGCAATCGCAGCACAATCTCTCCCGCCGCGGTCCGCAGGTCGACCTTGAGCCAGTCCATCAGCGCCTTTTCCTGCGCTCCGGGAAAGGACTCGGTTGCCACCAGAGGCAGGCCGCTGGGGTTCACCAGGCGGATCGCCACCGCTCCTTCCTCCACCGACACTGTCAGCAGCACCGATTCCCGCCGGGGCAGGGTCTCGATCACCTGCCGCAGCATCAGATAGACCAACGATTCCAGATAGATCAAGCAGGTGCGCACCGTGGTCTCGGCCGGGGTGACCGTCAACTCCAACTCCTTCATCGCCGCATGTCGCCCCGCCAATTCGACCATCAGGACCAGGGTCTCGGCCACGTTGCCCTGGAGAATCGGCGCGTCGGTGGTATGGGCGAAACGGTTGAGACTCTTCAACACCGCATCGCCGCGCTTGACCTGCTTGAGAATACGGCCGGTGGCCACGGCCAACCGATCAGGCGGAATCTCGATCCCCTTGGCCGCGCGCAGGGCCAGATCATCCAGCAGGCCGGCACTTTCGTTGACAATCGCCAGCACATTTTTCAGATCATGGGACACGGCGGCGGAAATCTTGCCAAACACCTGCAAACAGGCCGCGTCCAACGTTTCGTTGAGCGGTTCCATTCACTCCTCCCCGGCGTCAAAGGCGGCATGAATCTTGGCCACCAGTTCCTGGATATTGACCGGCTTGATCAGATAGTTATCCGCTCCGGCCTCCGAGGCCCCGGCCTCGAAATCCTCCTCCGAGCCGTGGCCGGTCAAAAAAATAAACCGCATCGCCGGCGACAGTTTCTGCAATTCCGCCTTGAGCTGCAGGCCGTTCATCTTCGGCATCTTCATATCTAGCACCGCCAGATCGTAGGGACGCTCGGCCGCCAGCCGCAGCGCGTCCTCGCCGCACAGCGCCCAGTCGGCCTCGATGTCGCGCAACGACAGCCGTTCCGCCAGGGTCACCACCAATTCTTCCTCGTCGTCTACCAACAGTACCTTCATCGCTTACCCCTTGTGCTCCGCCATGGTGAGCGGCAGCGTGATGATGAAACAGGTGCCCTTGCCCTGTTCACTGGTCACCCGGATGGTTCCTCCCAGTTCGCTGACCAAGCCGTAGGTGATCGACAATCCCAGGCCGGTGCCGCCCCGACCGCCCTTGGTGGTGAAGAACGGCTCGAAAATTTTGGCCAGGTCTTCCGGCGGAATGCCGCAGCCGTCGTCGCTGATCGACAATTCCACCGCGCCGCTCCCCGCCTTGCGGACGGCGATTCCCAGGTTACCGCCATCCTCCACCGCAGCAAAGGCATTTTTGATGATATTG contains these protein-coding regions:
- a CDS encoding response regulator; translation: MNERVLLIDDEQDFMDVLAERMRDRGMNVSTTTSPLEALDKAGEESYDAVILDLMMPEMDGLEALTRLRAKNPDLQIILLTGHATVEKGIEAMKLGAMDFLEKPIDIQALNAKIKEAKAQKMLLVEKRTEEVIKNIIGCKGW
- a CDS encoding response regulator transcription factor; amino-acid sequence: MKVLLVDDEEELVVTLAERLSLRDIEADWALCGEDALRLAAERPYDLAVLDMKMPKMNGLQLKAELQKLSPAMRFIFLTGHGSEEDFEAGASEAGADNYLIKPVNIQELVAKIHAAFDAGEE